One genomic segment of Streptomyces sp. TLI_146 includes these proteins:
- a CDS encoding glycosyl hydrolase family 18 protein: MSSPSSLRGSSPHRRLLALLGALLLPVALLTGLAATPAHAASGLTASFSSQDNGSWWKGTYVIRNTTSSPVTGWTLEFDLPAGVSISGHYHGDATVSGRHVTVKNAYYNATVAANSTTEPYSYWFVASGPIGAPGACTVNGDKCDGTPDVPPSAPGAPKVTSVTAHSVSLSWAPATGGDHPVASYDVLSGATVVATATTPSATVTGLTPATSYGFAVRARDSRGNTGPQSAVVTATTTDPASDPTPPTAPGALRSTGRTSTSVDLVWNASSDNVGVAAYDVYRDGVLSQTLPATTPTATVAGLTPATRYTFTVKARDAADNSSPASDALEVTTDDQAGTGKYLKVGYFAQWGIYGRQYFVKNLDTSGSAAKLDVVNYAFENIDPVNLTCLAGVTKGVGANPQDPDQGTGGGDADADYARPFSAAQSVDGVADDGYAKLRGNFNQIKKLKAKYPHLKAVVSLGGWTYSKFFTDAAATDASRKKFVSSCVDVWIKGNLPAYNGAGGPGTGAGVFDGIDLDWEWPGSPDGHAGNHYSTADKANLALLLAEFRKQFDALGGPHRLLTAFTPADPAKIQQGWDLTRIFSSLDFANVQGYDFHGAGSDNSWEPNRSGHQANLYTDAQDPYATHFSVDGAVRTYLDAGVNPRKLTVGFPFYGRGWQSVADGGAHGEWQSAKGAAPGQFPEEAGVRGYSNMLGGVPGLTVYHDEQSVSTYGYTGADGQWWSFDDTWSIGRKTAYLKAKGLLGAMVWEMSGDTPQGTLMSALAGGLG; the protein is encoded by the coding sequence ATGTCCTCGCCCTCGTCCTTACGGGGCTCCTCGCCCCACCGAAGACTCCTCGCACTGCTCGGCGCGCTGCTGCTCCCCGTCGCCCTGCTCACCGGCCTCGCCGCCACCCCCGCCCACGCGGCGAGCGGTCTCACCGCCTCCTTCAGCAGCCAGGACAACGGCTCCTGGTGGAAGGGGACGTATGTCATCCGCAACACCACCTCCTCCCCCGTCACCGGCTGGACCCTGGAGTTCGACCTCCCGGCCGGTGTCTCCATCAGCGGCCACTACCACGGCGACGCCACTGTCAGCGGCCGTCATGTGACAGTGAAGAACGCCTACTACAACGCGACCGTCGCGGCCAACTCGACGACCGAGCCGTACAGTTACTGGTTCGTGGCGAGCGGTCCGATCGGCGCGCCCGGCGCCTGCACGGTCAACGGCGACAAGTGCGACGGCACCCCGGACGTGCCGCCGTCCGCGCCCGGCGCCCCCAAGGTCACCTCGGTCACCGCGCACAGCGTGTCGCTCTCCTGGGCCCCGGCGACGGGCGGCGACCACCCCGTGGCCTCGTACGACGTGCTGAGCGGCGCCACCGTCGTGGCCACCGCGACCACCCCATCGGCCACGGTCACCGGCCTCACCCCGGCCACCTCCTACGGCTTCGCGGTACGGGCCAGGGACAGCCGCGGCAACACCGGTCCGCAGAGCGCGGTGGTCACCGCGACGACCACCGACCCGGCCTCCGACCCGACCCCGCCCACCGCGCCCGGCGCTCTGCGCTCCACCGGCCGGACGTCGACGAGCGTGGACCTGGTCTGGAACGCGTCGAGCGACAACGTCGGCGTGGCCGCGTACGACGTGTACCGCGACGGAGTGCTCTCCCAGACGCTCCCCGCCACCACTCCGACCGCGACCGTCGCCGGGCTGACCCCGGCCACCAGGTACACGTTCACCGTGAAGGCGCGGGACGCGGCCGACAACTCCTCGCCCGCCTCCGACGCCCTGGAGGTCACCACCGACGACCAGGCGGGCACCGGCAAGTACCTGAAGGTCGGCTACTTCGCCCAGTGGGGCATCTACGGCCGCCAGTACTTCGTCAAGAACCTCGACACCTCGGGCTCGGCCGCCAAGCTCGACGTCGTCAACTACGCCTTCGAGAACATCGACCCGGTCAACCTGACCTGTCTGGCCGGGGTGACCAAGGGCGTCGGCGCCAACCCGCAGGACCCCGACCAGGGCACCGGCGGGGGCGACGCGGACGCCGACTACGCCCGGCCGTTCAGCGCCGCCCAGTCCGTCGACGGCGTCGCCGACGACGGCTATGCGAAACTGCGGGGCAACTTCAACCAGATCAAGAAGCTCAAGGCCAAGTACCCCCACCTCAAGGCCGTCGTCTCGCTCGGCGGCTGGACGTACTCGAAGTTCTTCACGGACGCCGCCGCCACCGACGCCTCCCGCAAGAAGTTCGTCTCGTCCTGCGTCGACGTGTGGATCAAGGGCAATCTCCCCGCCTACAACGGCGCGGGCGGCCCGGGCACCGGCGCCGGGGTCTTCGACGGCATCGACCTGGACTGGGAGTGGCCCGGCTCGCCCGACGGCCACGCGGGCAACCACTACTCCACGGCCGACAAGGCGAATCTGGCCCTGCTGCTCGCCGAGTTCCGCAAGCAGTTCGACGCGCTCGGCGGCCCGCACCGGCTGCTGACCGCGTTCACCCCCGCCGACCCGGCGAAGATCCAGCAGGGCTGGGACCTCACCAGGATCTTCTCGTCCCTGGACTTCGCCAATGTGCAGGGGTACGACTTCCACGGCGCCGGCAGCGACAACTCCTGGGAGCCGAACCGCTCCGGCCACCAGGCCAACCTCTACACCGACGCGCAGGACCCGTACGCCACCCACTTCAGTGTCGACGGGGCCGTGCGGACGTATCTGGACGCCGGGGTCAACCCGCGCAAGCTCACCGTCGGCTTCCCGTTCTACGGGCGGGGCTGGCAGAGCGTCGCAGACGGCGGGGCGCACGGCGAGTGGCAGTCGGCCAAGGGGGCCGCGCCCGGCCAGTTCCCGGAGGAGGCGGGGGTGCGCGGCTACAGCAACATGCTCGGCGGCGTGCCCGGACTGACCGTGTACCACGACGAGCAGTCCGTCTCCACGTACGGCTACACCGGGGCCGACGGGCAGTGGTGGTCCTTCGACGACACCTGGTCGATCGGCAGGAAGACGGCCTACCTCAAGGCGAAGGGGCTGCTCGGCGCCATGGTGTGGGAGATGTCCGGCGACACGCCCCAGGGCACGCTGATGAGCGCGCTGGCAGGGGGGCTCGGCTGA
- a CDS encoding beta-ketoacyl synthase, giving the protein MSEESVMGGECWLLTTGELVPGDVVATGVDRWHVVVRTAPASESRTRLVLRPVGGGSDQERLLDRRERQVVRVGRVDPADVTQPEGPGSGRRRVVVTGIGALTPLGPDVAGLWQGLLSGRSAVGVLEGEEFDGLPVRLAARAAVDPADLLPRPVARRMNRSAQLAVLAAREAWRDAGLDLEGARESGLLPARAGVSLGSIIGGAPVLVEAQHRLERRGPRAVSPHTAPMLVPSSAAAQISIDLGLLGEAGTLVSACASGTEAIGRAVDRVRDGHLDLVVAGGTEAVITPVILAAFAAMRAVSTRNDEPASASRPFDKNRDGFVLGEGAGVLVLEAEEHARARGARIYCEAAGWGLSADAFHMAAPEPGGRGIEAALRAALADADATAADVVHVNAHATATVEGDRAEARALGRVLGAHTPDVPVTANKGALGHLQGGAGGVEAIATVLALRDGLIPPTAGCDDVEDGIALDVVRHSPRSLPLDGDIALSDSFGFGGHNAVLAFRSIG; this is encoded by the coding sequence ATGAGTGAAGAGTCGGTCATGGGCGGGGAGTGCTGGCTCCTCACCACCGGAGAGCTCGTACCGGGCGACGTCGTCGCGACCGGCGTGGACCGCTGGCACGTCGTGGTGCGCACCGCGCCCGCCAGCGAGTCCCGCACCCGGCTCGTCCTGCGCCCGGTCGGCGGCGGCTCGGACCAGGAGCGTCTGCTCGACCGGCGCGAGCGCCAAGTGGTGCGGGTGGGCCGGGTCGACCCCGCCGACGTGACCCAGCCCGAGGGGCCCGGCAGCGGCAGACGGCGGGTCGTGGTGACCGGCATCGGCGCGCTCACCCCGCTCGGCCCCGACGTCGCCGGGCTCTGGCAGGGGCTGCTGTCGGGGCGCTCGGCGGTCGGGGTACTGGAGGGCGAGGAGTTCGACGGGCTGCCGGTTCGGCTCGCCGCGCGGGCCGCGGTGGACCCGGCGGACCTGCTGCCCAGGCCGGTGGCGCGGCGGATGAACCGGTCCGCGCAGCTGGCCGTGCTCGCCGCACGCGAGGCCTGGCGGGACGCGGGCCTGGACCTTGAGGGCGCCCGCGAGAGCGGGTTGCTGCCCGCCCGGGCCGGGGTGTCGCTGGGGTCGATCATCGGCGGCGCGCCGGTGCTCGTCGAGGCCCAGCACCGGCTCGAGCGGCGGGGCCCGCGCGCGGTGTCGCCGCATACCGCGCCGATGCTGGTGCCGTCCTCGGCCGCCGCGCAGATCTCCATCGACCTCGGCCTCCTGGGCGAGGCCGGCACCTTGGTGTCGGCCTGCGCCTCCGGCACCGAGGCCATCGGGCGCGCCGTGGACCGCGTCCGTGACGGGCACCTCGACCTGGTGGTGGCGGGCGGCACCGAAGCCGTGATCACCCCGGTGATCCTGGCCGCCTTCGCTGCGATGAGAGCCGTTTCCACCCGCAACGACGAACCGGCGTCCGCGTCCCGCCCCTTCGACAAGAACAGGGACGGATTCGTCCTCGGCGAGGGCGCGGGCGTGCTGGTCCTGGAAGCCGAGGAGCACGCCAGGGCCCGGGGCGCGCGCATCTACTGCGAGGCCGCCGGATGGGGCCTGTCGGCCGACGCCTTCCACATGGCGGCCCCCGAACCGGGCGGCCGCGGCATCGAGGCGGCGCTGCGGGCGGCCCTCGCGGACGCGGACGCCACGGCGGCGGACGTGGTCCACGTCAACGCCCACGCCACCGCCACGGTCGAGGGCGACCGGGCCGAGGCGCGGGCGCTGGGCCGGGTCCTGGGCGCCCACACCCCGGACGTCCCGGTCACCGCCAACAAGGGCGCGCTCGGCCACCTCCAGGGCGGCGCGGGCGGCGTGGAGGCCATCGCCACCGTCCTGGCGCTGCGGGACGGGCTGATCCCGCCGACGGCCGGGTGCGACGACGTCGAGGACGGGATCGCCCTCGACGTCGTGCGCCACAGCCCGCGCTCACTGCCGCTGGACGGCGACATCGCGCTCAGCGACTCGTTCGGCTTCGGCGGCCACAACGCGGTGCTGGCCTTCCGCAGCATCGGCTAG
- a CDS encoding glutathione S-transferase family protein, whose product MSRPDDSDTAGPEGSGGNAGYGRRPFKRSRSHFVDRITRDGRDGWPVEYGRYRLVVSRACPWASRALISRRLLGLDDALSLAVADPIQDDRSWRFTLHPDGRDPVLGIRYLAEAYEAREPGYSGGVSVPAIVDVPSGELVTNDFQRITLDLATEWRELHRAGAPDLYPEELRDEIDEVMDAVYRDLNNGVYRAGFATGQREYEDAHRDVFRRLDLLSGRLADRRYLVGDTITEADIRLFTTLVRFDAVYHGHFKCNRNKLSEDPVLWAYARDLFQTPGFGDTVDFDHIKRHYYLVQSGINPTGIVPVGPDLSGWLTPHHREQLGGRPFGDGTPPEPVRRGEAVPEAGRP is encoded by the coding sequence ATGAGCCGCCCCGACGACAGCGACACGGCGGGCCCGGAGGGCAGCGGCGGCAACGCGGGATACGGGCGCCGGCCGTTCAAGCGCTCACGCAGCCACTTCGTCGACCGCATCACCCGGGACGGGCGCGACGGCTGGCCCGTCGAGTACGGCCGCTACCGGCTGGTCGTCAGCCGCGCCTGCCCCTGGGCGAGCCGCGCCCTGATCTCCCGGCGGCTCCTCGGCCTGGACGACGCCCTCTCGCTTGCGGTCGCCGACCCCATCCAGGACGACCGCAGCTGGCGCTTCACCCTCCACCCGGACGGCCGGGACCCGGTGCTCGGCATCCGCTACCTCGCCGAGGCGTACGAGGCGCGCGAGCCCGGCTACTCGGGTGGCGTCAGCGTCCCCGCGATCGTGGACGTGCCCAGCGGCGAGCTGGTCACCAACGACTTCCAGCGGATCACCCTGGACCTGGCCACCGAGTGGCGCGAGCTGCACCGCGCGGGCGCGCCCGACCTCTACCCCGAGGAGCTGCGCGACGAGATCGACGAGGTCATGGACGCCGTCTACCGCGACCTCAACAACGGGGTGTACCGGGCCGGTTTCGCCACCGGGCAGCGGGAGTACGAGGACGCCCACCGCGATGTGTTCCGCCGGCTCGACCTGCTCTCCGGGCGCCTCGCGGACCGCCGCTATCTGGTCGGGGACACCATCACCGAGGCGGACATCCGGCTGTTCACCACGCTGGTGCGCTTCGACGCCGTCTACCACGGGCACTTCAAGTGCAACCGGAACAAACTGAGCGAGGACCCGGTGCTGTGGGCCTACGCCCGGGACCTCTTCCAGACCCCGGGCTTCGGCGACACCGTCGACTTCGACCACATCAAGCGGCACTACTACCTCGTGCAGTCCGGCATCAACCCGACCGGGATCGTGCCCGTCGGCCCCGATCTGTCCGGCTGGCTCACCCCCCACCACCGCGAGCAGCTGGGCGGCCGCCCGTTCGGGGACGGCACCCCGCCGGAGCCGGTGCGGCGCGGCGAGGCGGTGCCGGAGGCGGGCCGCCCCTGA
- a CDS encoding glycoside hydrolase family 64 protein has protein sequence MSVLGKPLAPLVAALLVAAGFTATGAAGPATAAVPSTIPLTVTNNSGRGEPVYLYNLGTLLSTGQQGWADANGTFHPWPAGGNPPTPAPDASIAGPASGQSTTIRIPKFSGRVYFSYGQKLVFKLTTGGLVQPAVQNPSDPNRNILFNWSEYTLNDAGLWINSTQVDMVSAPYAVGVKTASGTTKSTGHLKPGGYNGIFTALRGKPGGWANLIQTRPDGTVLRALAPGHGIESGALARTVLDDYINRVWQKYSTSTLTVTPFADRPDTRYFGRVSGSTMNFTNSAGAVVTSFLKPDSDSVLGCYKLLDAPNDLVRGPISRTLCAGYNRSTLLVNPNQPDTGSGAFYQDAVTNQYAREIHARMADGKAYAFAFDDVGNHESLVNDGDPRQAYLTLDPFS, from the coding sequence GTGTCCGTCCTAGGAAAACCCCTGGCACCCCTGGTGGCCGCGTTGCTCGTCGCAGCGGGGTTCACGGCCACCGGCGCGGCCGGTCCCGCCACGGCCGCCGTGCCCTCGACCATCCCGCTCACCGTGACCAACAACTCCGGGCGCGGCGAACCGGTCTACCTCTACAACCTCGGAACACTGCTCTCGACCGGCCAGCAGGGCTGGGCCGACGCCAACGGCACCTTCCACCCCTGGCCGGCCGGGGGCAACCCGCCCACCCCGGCGCCCGACGCCTCGATCGCGGGACCGGCGAGCGGGCAGTCGACGACCATCCGGATACCCAAGTTCTCCGGCCGCGTCTACTTCTCGTACGGTCAGAAGCTCGTCTTCAAGCTCACCACGGGCGGTCTGGTGCAGCCGGCGGTGCAGAACCCGAGCGACCCGAACCGGAACATCCTCTTCAACTGGTCCGAGTACACGCTCAACGACGCCGGGCTGTGGATCAACAGCACCCAGGTCGACATGGTCTCCGCCCCGTACGCGGTGGGCGTCAAGACCGCGAGCGGCACCACCAAGTCGACCGGCCACCTCAAGCCCGGCGGCTACAACGGCATCTTCACCGCGCTCAGGGGCAAGCCGGGCGGCTGGGCGAACCTGATCCAGACCCGGCCCGACGGAACGGTGCTGCGCGCGCTCGCCCCCGGCCACGGCATCGAGTCGGGCGCCCTGGCGAGGACCGTCCTCGACGACTACATCAACCGGGTCTGGCAGAAGTACAGCACCTCGACGCTGACCGTCACGCCCTTCGCCGACCGGCCGGACACCAGGTACTTCGGCCGGGTCTCCGGCTCCACGATGAACTTCACCAACAGCGCGGGCGCGGTCGTCACCAGCTTCCTCAAGCCCGACTCCGACAGCGTCCTCGGCTGCTACAAGCTGCTCGACGCCCCGAACGACCTGGTACGCGGCCCGATCTCGCGCACCCTCTGCGCGGGCTACAACCGCTCCACGCTGCTGGTCAACCCCAACCAGCCGGACACCGGGTCCGGCGCCTTCTACCAGGACGCGGTGACCAACCAGTACGCCCGCGAGATCCACGCCCGGATGGCCGACGGCAAGGCGTACGCCTTCGCCTTCGACGACGTCGGCAACCACGAGTCGCTGGTCAACGACGGGGATCCGAGGCAGGCCTACCTCACGCTCGACCCGTTCAGCTAG
- a CDS encoding FG-GAP-like repeat-containing protein — translation MRRIRLTRSLLALAGALSLATLPASPSAAVHKGTPVLRVMPLGDSITWGGGSPTLSSYRRPLWQIMRLERRYTVRFVGSKASGSFADFSNEGHSGYVIDQLRDGIDGWMAGARPDVVLLHIGINDIARDIDLPHAPDRLAALVDRIYADKPGVTVLVMGLIPTTSGLEAPAKAFNVRAKALEETESRAGRKFRYVEPPALTQAEFVDQLHPNDAGFRRMAWSFFKPLDAVWRRGWESGGPALGAGTEAGGANSVRWADFDGDRRMDQFTLDGHGGASVRLNRGGNGRGGWKPLGRVVRGLPAAPVRVRFADFDGDGRADCVALDANGAVRVFLNRGGDPHGGWQALGQVTEGTTEDARQVVFADFDGDGRTDYVTLGATGEVRVLLNRGGDGRGGWTDWGRVATGVTADASRVRFADLDDDGRPDYSVVASNGAVRSFLNRGGDGRGSWVDLGNTTTGFTTDTARVSLADFSGDGNADYILAGPSATAASVHTWAGGDGHGGWVDRGRVVSVAPRS, via the coding sequence ATGAGACGAATCCGGTTGACCCGCTCCCTCCTCGCCCTCGCGGGGGCCCTCTCCCTGGCGACGCTGCCCGCGAGCCCCTCGGCCGCCGTCCACAAGGGCACCCCGGTGCTGCGGGTGATGCCGCTGGGCGACTCGATCACCTGGGGCGGCGGCAGCCCCACCCTCTCCTCCTACCGGCGCCCGCTGTGGCAGATCATGCGGCTCGAAAGGCGCTACACCGTACGGTTCGTGGGCTCCAAGGCCTCCGGCAGCTTCGCCGACTTCTCCAACGAGGGCCACAGCGGCTACGTCATCGACCAGCTGCGCGACGGCATCGACGGCTGGATGGCCGGCGCCCGGCCCGACGTGGTGCTCCTCCACATCGGTATCAACGACATCGCCCGGGACATCGACCTGCCGCACGCCCCCGACCGGCTCGCGGCCCTGGTCGACCGGATCTACGCGGACAAGCCGGGCGTCACCGTCCTGGTGATGGGCCTCATCCCCACCACGAGCGGCCTGGAGGCGCCCGCCAAGGCGTTCAACGTACGGGCCAAGGCGCTGGAGGAGACCGAGAGCCGGGCGGGGCGGAAGTTCCGCTATGTGGAGCCGCCCGCGCTCACCCAGGCCGAGTTCGTCGACCAGCTCCACCCCAACGACGCCGGGTTCCGGCGGATGGCCTGGTCCTTCTTCAAGCCGCTGGACGCGGTGTGGCGCCGGGGCTGGGAGTCCGGCGGCCCCGCGCTCGGCGCCGGCACCGAGGCGGGCGGGGCGAACTCCGTACGCTGGGCGGACTTCGACGGCGACCGCCGCATGGACCAGTTCACGCTGGACGGCCACGGCGGCGCGTCCGTACGCCTCAACCGGGGCGGCAACGGGCGCGGCGGCTGGAAGCCGCTCGGCCGGGTCGTCCGGGGCCTGCCCGCCGCCCCGGTCCGGGTGCGGTTCGCGGACTTCGACGGCGACGGCCGCGCCGATTGCGTCGCCCTGGACGCGAACGGCGCCGTACGCGTCTTCCTCAACCGGGGCGGCGACCCGCACGGCGGCTGGCAGGCGCTGGGGCAGGTCACCGAGGGCACCACGGAGGACGCGCGGCAGGTGGTGTTCGCGGACTTCGACGGCGACGGCCGGACCGACTACGTCACCCTCGGCGCCACCGGCGAGGTGCGGGTCCTGCTCAACAGGGGCGGCGACGGACGCGGCGGCTGGACGGACTGGGGCCGGGTCGCCACCGGGGTGACGGCCGACGCGAGCCGGGTGCGGTTCGCCGACCTCGACGACGACGGCCGCCCCGACTACAGCGTGGTGGCATCGAACGGCGCGGTCCGCAGCTTCCTCAACCGGGGCGGCGACGGCCGGGGCAGCTGGGTCGACCTCGGCAACACCACCACCGGCTTCACCACCGACACCGCCCGGGTGTCGCTGGCGGACTTCAGCGGGGACGGCAACGCCGACTACATCCTGGCGGGCCCCTCGGCCACGGCGGCCTCCGTGCACACCTGGGCGGGCGGCGACGGCCACGGCGGCTGGGTGGACCGGGGCCGGGTGGTCTCGGTGGCACCGAGGTCCTAG
- a CDS encoding Asp23/Gls24 family envelope stress response protein, producing the protein MTEPISPAVEKPDTDEYRTGTSGTTLQTARSGAGQPPATRGRTTIAGGVVEKIAGLAAREVPGIHALGGGFARTIGAMRDRVPRARGAAVSRGVKVEVGERQTAIDLDVVVEYGVSITAVAAEVRENVIAAVERMTGLEVVEVNISVDDVHLPDDGSSEGSEARVQ; encoded by the coding sequence ATGACGGAGCCGATCAGCCCGGCCGTTGAGAAACCCGACACCGACGAATACCGCACCGGTACTTCGGGCACCACCCTGCAGACCGCGCGGAGCGGTGCGGGTCAGCCACCCGCGACCCGGGGCCGGACGACGATCGCCGGGGGCGTGGTGGAGAAGATCGCCGGGCTCGCGGCGCGCGAGGTGCCGGGCATCCACGCGCTGGGCGGCGGATTCGCCCGGACCATAGGCGCGATGCGCGACCGGGTGCCGAGGGCGCGCGGCGCGGCCGTCAGCCGGGGCGTGAAGGTGGAGGTCGGCGAGCGGCAGACGGCCATCGACCTGGATGTGGTGGTGGAGTACGGCGTGAGCATCACGGCGGTCGCGGCGGAGGTGCGCGAGAACGTGATCGCGGCCGTGGAGCGGATGACCGGTCTGGAGGTCGTGGAGGTCAACATCTCGGTCGACGACGTCCACCTGCCCGACGACGGCTCCTCGGAGGGCTCCGAGGCCCGCGTGCAGTAG
- a CDS encoding flavodoxin family protein, whose product MAPTPYRYDDLRALYVNCTLKRSPEVSNTEGLIDRSRAVLEGNGVTTEVIRAVDHDIATGVWPDMTAHGWASDDWPALYEKVMAADILVLCGPIWLGDNSSVAKRVVERLYACSSLLNEQGQYAYYGRVGGCLITGNEDGVKHCAMNLLYSLQHLGYTIAPQADAGWIGEAGPGPSYLDPGSGGPENDFTNRNTSFMSWNLMHLAALLKRAGGIPAHGNQRSAWDAGCREDFANPEHR is encoded by the coding sequence ATGGCCCCGACGCCGTACCGCTACGACGACCTGCGCGCCCTCTACGTCAACTGCACGCTCAAGCGCTCTCCCGAGGTCAGCAACACCGAGGGCCTGATCGACCGGAGCCGCGCGGTGCTGGAGGGCAACGGCGTCACCACGGAGGTGATCCGCGCCGTCGACCACGACATCGCGACCGGTGTCTGGCCCGATATGACGGCGCACGGCTGGGCGAGCGACGACTGGCCCGCGCTGTACGAGAAGGTGATGGCGGCCGACATCCTGGTGCTCTGCGGGCCCATCTGGCTGGGCGACAACAGCTCGGTCGCCAAACGGGTGGTGGAGCGGCTCTACGCCTGCTCCAGCCTGCTGAACGAGCAGGGGCAGTACGCCTATTACGGCCGGGTCGGCGGCTGTCTGATCACCGGCAACGAGGACGGCGTCAAGCACTGCGCCATGAACCTCCTCTACAGCCTCCAGCACCTCGGCTACACCATCGCGCCGCAGGCCGACGCGGGGTGGATCGGCGAGGCGGGGCCCGGCCCGTCGTATCTGGACCCGGGCTCGGGCGGCCCCGAGAACGACTTCACCAACCGCAACACGTCCTTCATGAGCTGGAACCTGATGCACCTGGCGGCGCTGCTCAAGCGCGCGGGCGGCATCCCCGCGCACGGCAACCAGCGCTCGGCCTGGGACGCGGGCTGCCGGGAGGACTTCGCCAACCCCGAGCACCGGTGA
- a CDS encoding Lrp/AsnC family transcriptional regulator, producing MAANSAVGVLDEQDQRLIAALQCDGRLGAERAGEVLGIGARTVQRRWRALMADGVVRVLALPAVPDTLGVLLLRIKVLRGRLDTITAALAAREDVPFVDVSASGDEITAVARTAPGSRDPLLFRHLPSTGAVTSVTAATVVHAFRYAFEWRHDVLTAAERAALTPPPAAGAPHKAYDALDRAVLAELTADARATAATVAARVGHPESTVRRRIARLAAEGRLLTQVAVDVRRLGLAIDANVMLEVPPDRLDAAGRALAAHPAVHGAFATTGPFTLHAAVWVPDLAALYRFISDDLSGLGVSRVETVVVGQAVKRPGSPTVIG from the coding sequence ATGGCGGCGAATTCGGCGGTTGGGGTACTCGATGAGCAAGACCAGCGGCTGATCGCGGCGCTCCAGTGCGACGGGCGGCTCGGCGCCGAGCGGGCCGGGGAGGTGCTGGGGATCGGCGCCCGCACCGTGCAGCGCCGCTGGCGCGCGCTCATGGCGGACGGCGTCGTGCGGGTCCTCGCGCTGCCCGCCGTGCCGGACACCCTCGGGGTGCTCCTGCTGCGGATCAAGGTGCTGCGGGGCAGGCTCGACACGATCACCGCCGCGCTCGCGGCCCGCGAGGACGTGCCCTTCGTCGACGTCTCGGCGTCCGGGGACGAGATCACGGCGGTGGCCAGGACCGCGCCGGGCTCGCGCGACCCGCTCCTGTTCCGGCACCTTCCGTCCACCGGGGCCGTCACCTCGGTCACGGCCGCCACCGTCGTGCACGCCTTCCGCTACGCCTTCGAGTGGCGCCACGACGTGCTGACCGCCGCCGAACGGGCCGCGCTCACCCCGCCGCCCGCCGCCGGCGCCCCGCACAAGGCGTACGACGCACTCGACCGGGCCGTCCTCGCGGAGCTCACCGCCGACGCCCGCGCGACCGCCGCGACCGTGGCCGCCCGCGTCGGGCACCCGGAGTCCACGGTCCGGCGCCGTATCGCCCGGCTCGCCGCCGAGGGGCGCCTGCTGACCCAAGTCGCCGTGGACGTACGCCGGTTGGGGCTCGCCATCGACGCCAACGTCATGCTGGAGGTGCCGCCGGACCGGCTGGACGCGGCGGGCCGGGCGCTCGCCGCGCACCCCGCCGTGCACGGGGCGTTCGCCACCACCGGGCCGTTCACTCTGCACGCGGCCGTCTGGGTGCCGGATCTGGCGGCGCTCTACCGCTTCATTTCGGACGATCTGAGCGGCCTCGGCGTCAGCCGGGTGGAGACGGTCGTCGTCGGCCAGGCGGTCAAACGCCCGGGCTCGCCGACGGTCATCGGCTAG
- a CDS encoding inositol monophosphatase family protein, whose protein sequence is MSYETSCAELLAPMADAAVEVGELLLKAPRPAPVATFEAFRSLFLELEAPLIAALRPRLDAVRPGVAWADEMDAVLPERGEVWVVDAIDEAVQFMRDMPQYCVSVTLVRDREPVAAVLHCPPLGETYRAAAGHGATRNGVPIGPSGERELAAAVVGSSHPPFVGEQPGAAEAWGRSLAAVAPAVAAVRNLGPTSWQIADAAAGRLDAFWQFGRDDGNLLPGALLAREAGALVTDAEGRPWRAGAAAFLAAPPALHARLLPLLAQPSRTGISW, encoded by the coding sequence ATGTCGTACGAAACGTCCTGCGCGGAACTCCTCGCGCCGATGGCCGACGCGGCCGTCGAAGTAGGCGAACTGCTCCTCAAGGCACCCCGGCCGGCGCCCGTCGCCACCTTCGAGGCGTTCAGGTCCCTCTTCCTGGAGCTGGAGGCCCCGCTGATCGCGGCGCTGCGGCCGCGCCTCGACGCGGTACGGCCCGGGGTGGCGTGGGCCGACGAGATGGACGCCGTACTGCCCGAGCGCGGTGAGGTGTGGGTGGTCGACGCCATCGACGAGGCGGTGCAGTTCATGCGGGACATGCCGCAGTACTGCGTGAGCGTCACGCTGGTACGCGACCGGGAGCCGGTGGCCGCCGTGCTGCACTGCCCGCCGCTCGGCGAGACCTACCGGGCCGCCGCCGGGCACGGGGCCACCCGGAACGGGGTGCCGATCGGCCCGTCGGGCGAGCGGGAGTTGGCGGCGGCGGTCGTGGGCAGCAGCCATCCGCCGTTCGTCGGGGAGCAGCCGGGCGCCGCCGAGGCGTGGGGGCGCTCGCTGGCGGCGGTGGCGCCCGCCGTGGCGGCCGTGCGCAACCTCGGCCCGACGTCCTGGCAGATCGCGGACGCGGCGGCCGGACGGCTCGACGCCTTCTGGCAGTTCGGCCGGGACGACGGCAATCTGCTGCCGGGCGCGCTGCTGGCCCGGGAGGCGGGCGCCCTGGTCACCGACGCCGAGGGGCGGCCGTGGCGGGCGGGGGCCGCCGCGTTCCTCGCGGCGCCCCCCGCACTGCACGCGCGGCTGCTGCCGCTGCTGGCTCAGCCGAGCCGGACCGGGATCTCCTGGTAG